From the genome of Bacteroidales bacterium, one region includes:
- a CDS encoding DeoR/GlpR family DNA-binding transcription regulator has protein sequence MLSERHNRILRMMDGDNQISVKDLAASLNVSSVTIRQDLNFLESEGLLKRVHGGAIIGEADDISTRMSMNYENKLRIARKIADMIKDGETILIESGSTNALLARELVRKDVTIITTNVFIARQFRKKGKARVVLMGGLYQHESESLVGKITKLCIDNVNFDKAFIGIDGYTKKTGFTLRDLLRAEISAHIIHRSSAVYIVTDSSKFGRAELTNICLACDIHHIVTDTGLDESYVREFRDAGIDLVLA, from the coding sequence ATGCTGAGCGAACGACATAACAGGATACTCCGGATGATGGACGGCGATAACCAGATTTCAGTCAAGGATCTGGCTGCTTCGCTGAATGTTTCTTCTGTCACCATCAGGCAGGATCTGAACTTTCTTGAATCAGAAGGACTTCTGAAACGGGTTCACGGTGGTGCGATAATCGGTGAAGCCGACGATATCTCAACCCGGATGAGTATGAACTATGAAAACAAGCTTCGGATCGCCAGAAAAATTGCCGATATGATAAAAGACGGTGAAACCATACTGATCGAATCAGGATCGACAAATGCGTTGCTTGCCAGGGAGCTTGTAAGAAAGGATGTTACCATTATAACCACCAATGTTTTTATTGCAAGGCAGTTCAGAAAAAAAGGAAAGGCAAGGGTAGTGCTGATGGGCGGACTATACCAGCATGAAAGTGAAAGCCTTGTCGGCAAGATCACCAAACTGTGTATCGACAATGTTAACTTTGATAAGGCATTTATCGGGATCGACGGCTATACGAAGAAAACAGGATTTACCCTGCGCGATCTTCTGAGGGCTGAAATTTCAGCACATATTATTCACCGGTCTTCAGCGGTTTACATTGTTACGGATTCAAGCAAGTTCGGCCGCGCTGAACTAACGAATATATGCCTGGCCTGCGACATTCATCACATTGTAACCGATACCGGGCTGGATGAAAGCTATGTTCGGGAATTCAGGGATGCGGGGATTGATTTGGTGCTGGCATAA
- a CDS encoding ROK family protein, with protein sequence MRKILCGVDIGGTKLCTALVKQDGTLIDKCIDCDHIAKQEDQLVEQIAGNVKRLLEQNHLTESDLIGIGIGCAGHIRFRDGVIITTSNLKGFKDFPLRDSVQKHFQVPVILDNDANAQAFGEYKFGAGKGFDDMIFLTISSGIGAGIIINRKLYRGLTGTAGEFGHTIVEPDSELTCTCGNRGCLMAVACGMALPHLFRKKTGSGMNTKLNLPAGFDLSKVDGKLIKQGLDCHDPVSEAIVLDSARYVGIGLYNIFQALNPPLIVLGGGLLSWGDFYLSHIKKTFYDLARDMIFDPFEIAVSQIGPDVGVIGAASLAFELC encoded by the coding sequence ATGCGAAAAATACTTTGCGGAGTCGACATCGGTGGCACCAAACTTTGCACTGCGCTGGTGAAACAGGATGGTACCCTGATTGACAAATGCATCGACTGTGATCATATTGCCAAACAGGAAGACCAGCTTGTGGAACAAATTGCAGGGAATGTGAAAAGACTCCTGGAACAAAATCACCTTACCGAAAGCGATCTTATCGGAATAGGAATCGGCTGCGCAGGCCATATCAGGTTCAGGGACGGGGTGATCATCACTACATCCAACCTGAAAGGATTTAAGGATTTTCCCTTGCGGGATTCGGTACAAAAGCATTTTCAGGTTCCTGTTATTCTGGATAATGATGCCAACGCACAGGCATTCGGTGAATACAAGTTTGGCGCCGGGAAAGGGTTTGATGACATGATCTTCCTGACAATCAGCTCTGGAATTGGCGCCGGAATCATTATAAACAGGAAGCTTTACAGGGGACTCACAGGCACAGCCGGCGAATTCGGTCATACAATCGTGGAACCTGACAGTGAACTGACCTGTACATGCGGTAACCGGGGGTGCCTTATGGCTGTTGCCTGCGGTATGGCGCTACCACATCTGTTCCGGAAGAAAACAGGCAGTGGCATGAATACCAAACTTAATTTGCCTGCAGGATTTGATTTGTCAAAGGTTGACGGGAAGCTTATCAAACAAGGCCTTGATTGCCATGATCCCGTATCGGAAGCCATTGTTCTCGACAGCGCCCGGTATGTCGGTATCGGCCTTTACAATATCTTCCAGGCATTGAATCCTCCCCTGATTGTTCTTGGAGGAGGACTGCTCAGCTGGGGCGATTTTTACCTGTCGCATATAAAGAAAACCTTCTATGACCTGGCAAGGGATATGATTTTTGACCCGTTTGAAATCGCTGTATCCCAAATAGGGCCTGACGTCGGTGTTATCGGTGCAGCCTCACTTGCTTTTGAATTATGCTGA